The following proteins come from a genomic window of Coffea arabica cultivar ET-39 chromosome 11c, Coffea Arabica ET-39 HiFi, whole genome shotgun sequence:
- the LOC113715391 gene encoding putative SNAP25 homologous protein SNAP30 produces MLGFMKSKPASTSTSPLHYDAAGQDKNATMTPARRTSSEPVLITSDMDDDDDDYFGRGTATRNKNRNKNSPADKKDLDNMSVQQLEDYAVDQARQTTNSVNNCLKIAEDMKQDATRTLETLHAQGEQITRTHMMAADLDRDLSKGEKLLNNLGGMFSMPWKPKKTREITGPMITQDNNSKAKKASAEQREKLGLAPIPKGKQTSRTPPPEPTNALQNVELEKAKQDDALGDLSNILGDLKGMALEMGSELDTQNKAMDHLSVEVDELNSRVKGANQRARKLLAK; encoded by the exons ATGTTGGGTTTTATGAAAAGCAAGCCGGCTTCTACAAGTACTAGCCCTCTTCATTATGATGCTGCTGGACAGGATAAGAATGCAACCATGACACCTGCAAGAAGAACTTCTTCTGAACCAGTGCTTATTACATCAGAtatggatgatgatgatgatgattattTTGGAAGAGGTACAGCCACTAGGAATAAGAATAGAAATAAAAATAGTCCTGCTGACAAGAAAGACCTGGACAACATGTCTGTTCAACAATTAGAGGATTATGCGGTGGACCAAGCTCGGCAGACCACAAATTCTGTGAACAATTGCCTCAAAATTGCAGAGGACATGAAACAGGATGCTACTCGTACTCTTGAAACCTTGCACGCGCAGGGCGAGCAAATTACCCGGACTCATATGATGGCTGCAGATTTAGACCGTGATTTGAGCAAG GGTGAAAAATTGTTGAACAATCTCGGGGGCATGTTCTCGATGCCCTGGAAGCCCAAAAAGACCAGGGAGATCACAGGGCCGATGATAACACAAG ATAATAATTCGAAAGCAAAGAAAGCTAGTGCAGAGCAAAGAGAGAAGCTAGGATTAGCTCCCATTCCCAAAGGAAAGCAAACCTCTCGTACACCTCCTCCTGAACCAACGAATGCCTTGCAGAACGTTGAG CTGGAGAAGGCAAAGCAAGATGATGCCCTTGGCGATCTGAGCAATATACTGGGTGATCTCAAGGGCATGGCTCTTGAAATGGGATCCGAGCTTGATAC GCAAAACAAAGCTATGGATCATCTGTCAGTTGAGGTGGATGAATTAAACTCAAGGGTGAAAGGTGCCAATCAGCGTGCCCGCAAGTTACTTGCGAAGTGA
- the LOC113716784 gene encoding probable inactive purple acid phosphatase 2: MIFLNPVFITFYLSLILITPLSSSEVSISVTPKTVPKSGDNLTIQWSGVDSPSKLDWLGIYSPPNSSHSDFIGYFFLSSSPGWKSGSGSISLPLINLRSQYQFRIFRWYESEVNPKHKDHDQNPLPGTKHLLAESEGIGFEPARGPEQIHLAYTGKEDEMRVMFVTPDGKESTVKYGLNRENMDQVVGTRVVRYEREDMCDAPANDSVGWRDPGFIHDGVVVNLRRGKRYFYQVGSDSGGWSITNSFVSQDGDSNEVVAFLFGDMGTATPYSTFHRTQQESISTIKWISRDIEALGDKPALISHIGDISYARGYAWLWDNFFTQIEPVASQLPYHVCIGNHEYDWPLQPWRPDWSYSIYGKDGGGECGVPYSLRFIMPGNSSEPTGTRAPATRNLYFSFDLGPVHFLYFSTETNFLQGSKQYEFLKQDLESVDRKKTPFVVVQGHRPMYTTSNEIRDAPIRMKMLEHLEPLFVKNKVTLALWGHVHRYERFCPLNNFTCGSLGMNGQGWEAYPVHIVIGMAGQDWQPIWEPRPEHPDVPVFPQPARSLYRGGEFGYTRLVATKEKLTFSYIGNHDGEVHDMVEIMASGQVLNGGGGSGAESSKVLESTFSWYVKVGSLLLLGAFIGYVFGFVSHYRRDTASGANWTPVKNEEI; this comes from the exons atgatttttctaaatccAGTATTCATCACCTTCTATCTTTCCTTGATCTTAATCACCCCTTTATCTTCATCCGAAGTCTCAATCTCTGTAACCCCAAAAACAGTTCCTAAATCAGGAGATAATCTCACGATCCAATGGTCCGGAGTTGACTCGCCATCCAAGCTCGATTGGCTCGGCATTTACTCCCCGCCCAACTCCTCCCACAGCGACTTCATCGGTTACTTTTTCTTGTCTTCCTCACCCGGATGGAAATCCGGGTCGGGCTCCATTTCCTTGCCTTTGATCAATCTCCGCTCCCAATACCAGTTCAGGATTTTCCGATGGTACGAGTCCGAAGTCAATCCGAAACATAAAGATCACGACCAGAATCCCTTACCCGGGACGAAGCATTTGTTGGCGGAGTCTGAAGGAATCGGGTTTGAACCGGCTCGGGGTCCGGAGCAGATTCACTTGGCTTATACGGGTAAGGAAGACGAGATGCGGGTCATGTTTGTCACCCCAGATGGGAAAGAGAGTACTGTGAAGTACGGGTTGAACCGCGAGAATATGGATCAGGTTGTGGGTACTCGGGTCGTGAGGTATGAGAGGGAAGATATGTGTGATGCTCCAGCTAATGATAGTGTGGGGTGGAGGGACCCCGGATTTATTCATGATGGGGTTGTGGTAAATTTGAGGAGGGGAAAGAGATATTTTTATCAG GTTGGCAGTGATTCTGGTGGTTGGAGCATTACCAACAGCTTTGTGTCACAAGACGGTGACTCAAATGAAGTTGTAGCTTTCTTATTTGGAGATATGGGAACTGCAACACCATACTCGACTTTTCACCGAACGCAGCAGGAAAGCATATCAACCATCAAGTGGATCAGCCGTGAtattgaagctcttggagacAAGCCTGCTTTGATCTCCCATATTGGAGACATCAGCTATGCAAGGGGCTATGCTTGGTTGTGGGACAACTTTTTCACACAGATTGAACCTGTTGCATCTCAACTCCCATATCATGTATGCATTGGTAACCATGAATATGATTGGCCATTACAGCCTTGGAGACCTGACTGGTCCTACTCAATATATGGAAAAGATGGAGGTGGTGAATGTGGGGTACCCTACAGCCTTAGATTTATCATGCCTGGAAATTCTTCAGAGCCAACAGGAACACGTGCACCAGCCACTAGGAatctttacttttcttttgatttggggccagttcattttttatatttttcaaccGAAACCAATTTCCTTCAAGGCAGTAAGCAATATGAGTTTTTGAAGCAGGACCTGGAATCGGTTGATAGAAAAAAAACCCCCTTTGTAGTTGTCCAAGGACACAGGCCAATGTATACCACAAGCAATGAAATCAGAGACGCCCCAATAAGGATGAAAATGCTTGAGCACTTGGAACCTCTTTTTGTGAAGAACAAGGTGACTCTTGCGTTGTGGGGCCATGTACACAGATATGAGAGATTCTGTCCATTAAACAACTTCACTTGTGGAAGCCTGGGAATGAATGGGCAAGGGTGGGAGGCATACCCTGTGCACATTGTGATAGGGATGGCAGGCCAAGATTGGCAACCAATATGGGAACCAAGACCAGAGCACCCCGATGTTCCAGTATTTCCACAGCCAGCACGCTCTTTGTACCGAGGTGGTGAGTTTGGTTACACTAGGCTTGTTGCTACAAAGGAGAAGCTTACATTTTCCTATATAGGGAACCATGATGGGGAGGTGCATGACATGGTGGAGATCATGGCTTCAGGTCAAGTTCTCAACGGTGGAGGTGGTAGTGGTGCTGAGTCCAGTAAAGTTCTGGAATCTACATTTTCGTGGTACGTGAAGGTTGGCAGCTTATTGCTTCTAGGAGCTTTTATTGGTTATGTTTTTGGGTTTGTATCACATTATAGGAGAGACACTGCTTCAGGGGCAAATTGGACTCCCGTAAAGAATGAGGAAATCTAA
- the LOC113717275 gene encoding probable inactive purple acid phosphatase 2, whose product MIPVTLSIFFLHLILFIHSSSSSPVSISVTPKTLAKSGHPVTIRWSGIDSPSKLDWLGIYSPPTSSNDNFIGYIFLSTSPGWESGSGSISIPLVNLRSEYQFRIFRWIQSEITNATRFDNDHNPLPGTEHKLVESGEVGFEPGRGPEQVHLALTGRVGEMRVMFVTHDGKDNSVRYGLTRGKMEQTVGARVLRYEREDMCHAPATDSVGWRDPGYIHDGVMTDLRKGKRYYYQVGSDSGGWSDIFSFVTPNAHLKETIAFLFGDMGTSTPYTTFDRTQEESSSTLKWISRDIDAIGDKPAFVSHIGDISYARGYSWLWDNFFNQIEPVASKVPYHVCIGNHEYDWPSQPWKPDWASSVYGKDGGGECGVPYSLRFNMPGNSSELTGTRAPATKNLYYSFDFGVVHFVYMSTETNFLPGSDQYNFLKHDLESVDRERTPFVVVQGHRPMYSTCHRPKEVPLKEKLVEHIEPLLVKNKVSLVLWGHVHRYERFCPLNNFTCGSLGKNGDHNWEAYPVHVVIGMSGQDWQPEWEPRADHPNDPVFPQPELSYFRAGQFGYTKIVATEKKLTFSFVGNHDGEAHDGVEIMAPGQVLNDAGTSSEEEATESWYHVKNIGLLVCVAFVAYFLGFTSHFRKEAALDKNWTRLKEEDV is encoded by the exons ATGATCCCTGTAACGCTatccattttcttccttcaCCTCATCCTCTTTATtcactcttcttcttcttctcccgtCTCCATATCTGTCACCCCAAAAACATTAGCCAAGTCCGGCCACCCGGTTACCATCCGATGGTCCGGTATCGACTCCCCCTCCAAACTTGACTGGCTTGGTATTTACTCCCCACCCACCTCCTCCAACGACAACTTCATAGGCTACATCTTTCTCTCCACCTCACCAGGATGGGAATCAGGATCAGGTTCCATTTCAATCCCATTGGTCAACCTAAGATCCGAATACCAGTTCCGGATCTTCCGGTGGATCCAGTCTGAGATAACCAATGCCACGCGCTTTGACAATGACCATAACCCACTTCCAGGGACTGAGCACAAGTTGGTGGAATCGGGAGAAGTCGGGTTTGAACCGGGTCGGGGACCCGAACAGGTGCACCTGGCGCTAACGGGTCGGGTGGGTGAGATGCGTGTTATGTTTGTGACCCATGATGGGAAAGACAATTCGGTGAGATATGGGCTGACCCGGGGAAAGATGGAACAGACTGTGGGTGCTCGGGTCTTGAGGTATGAAAGGGAGGATATGTGCCATGCACCTGCTACTGATAGTGTAGGGTGGAGGGATCCCGGCTATATCCATGATGGTGTCATGACAGATCTGAGGAAAGGAAAGAGGTATTATTATCAG GTTGGTAGTGATTCTGGGGGATGGAGTGACATTTTCAGCTTTGTGACCCCAAATGCCCATTTAAAGGAGACAATTGCTTTCTTGTTTGGTGACATGGGGACATCAACACCTTACACAACCTTCGATCGCACGCAGGAGGAAAGCAGTTCAACTCTGAAATGGATTAGTCGTGATATCGACGCAATAGGTGACAAGCCTGCATTTGTCTCGCATATTGGAGACATCAGCTATGCTAGAGGATACTCATGGTTGTGGGACAATTTTTTCAATCAAATTGAACctgttgcctccaaagtccccTATCATGTATGCATCGGTAATCATGAGTATGACTGGCCATCACAGCCTTGGAAGCCTGATTGGGCCAGCTCTGTTTATGGGAAAGATGGGGGTGGTGAATGTGGGGTGCCCTATAGTCTCAGGTTCAACATGCCCGGAAACTCTTCTGAACTTACTGGAACAAGGGCACCTGCCACTAAAAATCTCTACTATTCCTTTGATTTTGGGGTAGTGCATTTTGTGTATATGTCGACCGAGACAAACTTTCTTCCAGGGAGTGACCAATATAACTTCTTGAAGCATGATTTAGAATCGGTTGACAGAGAAAGGACCCCTTTTGTGGTTGTTCAAGGGCACAGGCCGATGTACAGCACCTGCCATAGACCTAAAGAGGTCCCTTTGAAGGAGAAACTGGTTGAACACATAGAACCGCTATTGGTGAAGAATAAAGTGAGCCTTgtattatggggtcatgtacaTAGATACGAGAGGTTTTGCCCTCTGAATAACTTCACTTGCGGGAGCTTGGGCAAGAATGGAGATCATAATTGGGAGGCATACCCTGTCCATGTAGTGATTGGTATGTCTGGACAAGACTGGCAACCTGAGTGGGAACCAAGGGCAGATCATCCTAATGATCCTGTTTTTCCACAGCCAGAGCTGTCGTATTTTCGAGCCGGTCAGTTTGGCTACACTAAAATCGTTGCTACGGAGAAAAAACTTACATTTTCTTTCGTGGGAAATCATGATGGGGAGGCGCATGATGGGGTGGAAATAATGGCACCAGGTCAGGTTCTCAATGATGCTGGTACAAGTAGTGAGGAGGAAGCCACTGAGTCATGGTACCATGTGAAGAACATCGGTCTATTAGTCTGTGTGGCTTTTGTTGCATATTTTCTTGGTTTCACATCACACTTTAGAAAGGAAGCTGCCTTAGATAAGAACTGGACTCGTTTAAAGGAAGAAGatgtttga